ACTGTCCGGTTTGGTCACTAAAGCGTGATGGTGGCCGTCCCTGAGCTCTAGAGGCAGACCGTTCTAATATGCTGTCGCCAGCAATGGATCGATCCCGACGTTGACCGAGCTTCAACTCCTCGATCTCCTGATATAAGCGTTCCTTCTCCCGGTTCCGGGATGTCAACATTGAAGTCTGGGCGCTGACCTCTCTCCGCAGCTCCGCATTTTCCTGCTTTAACAACTCATATTCCATTACAAGGGTTGAACTGGAAGAGCTGCCGGTTGCAGCATTGCGATGCATGTCCCTGTCAGAAGCGGCTGAATACGATACCATAGAGCCTCCACGGTCCCGGTTCCCAGTCCTCAAAGATGCTATCGGTGGTATGGAGAAGCTCGTCTCGTTCCTGCAGCGCATAAGTTCTTCCCGCAATCTCTTGTTCTCATCATCAGCCTGCTCGCGAGCTGCGGTTTCCGCCTCGAGCATGTCTTTCCACATATCCTGTAAACCGCATTAGTACAGATTCTCGAAGTTGGTGCGTCGCCAGCTCCATAACTTACCCTTTCCTCCCTTGCTCCGGAATCTGACCCAACAGGCCTCCCATCATTTAGTGATTTAACCATTTCGGCCAATCTCCGTTTCTCGCCTTCCCTCGCCATACTTTCAGATCTTAACCGCTCAATTTCAAGCTCGTATGCCTCGACCCGCTCCCGCAGGTATATCAATTCCTCATCATGAGCGTGATCACGGTCATCTTCGTCAGAGCCTTCAGGGTCGTGGTTCTTCATCGACTCTTTATCAGACTGCTGATCTTTGATCTGCTTCTCTAGGTCGCGTATCTTCCGTTTCAACCCTTGGTTATCCTTCTGTAATTTCAATTTATCAGATTTTAGCTCGACGTTTTCGGAGATCATCTCCTTGACTCCTTCCTCCGAACGACGGTTTAGAGCTTCATTGAGAAAATGTATTCGCATTTTCAGGTCAAAATTTTCTTTCGAAAGACGGTCAATTGTGCTGCTCTGCTCTTTCAGTGTCAATGATCGTCCACTGCGCGCGAAACCGGGGGTCATGCCAGGTCCTCGCTTGTCGGGTGACGGCCCCTGACCAAAGTCTTCGCGGTATTGCTTCACAAAAGCACTCGGGATTTGGACATCTTTAACTCGTTCCGTGATTACGGTATCAGTCGGAAACCCTTGGTCGCGAGGTTTAGCCTTGGGCGTCATTGGTCCAGAGGCTTCGTCAGTAGATTCTGATTGCGATTGTTGCTctgattgttgttgatgcgaTGAAACGGGACGTGATTGCaagccctcttcctcatctaaAGTGTGAAGGCCGCTATCTGTAGTTCCACTCATGTCTCGTTTATTCATAATGTTCTCGTCACTGTATCCCGATATCCCAGACGCCATACTTCCCAAACTCACTGATCTAGCCAAGTTGTTGCGGCGAGACCCCACAGTCAGGTTGGGTGCGGCACCCCCGGATTGGAGCGCATAGTCCGCAGCACCTAAGGTTGCATCACTGCGAGTCCCTTCAGTAGCACCACTTGCCGCGGAAGAATACGAAAGCCGGTTCGCGGATTGACGACTGTTCAAATATTTAGGACGGCTACTCCTTCGGCTACTCGTGCGAGATGCGTTGTCCGCGTCGGTGGTAGTGGTGTCACTGAATATCCTAGAATGCGTTGCAGATTCGTTTCGGAAATCCTGCGCTGATTGTAAATATTGATCGGCGCTCTCTATTGAGGACTGGCCGACCGAATATTCCTGAGAAAGCTGACTGGGTTCCTGCTGACTCACTCCATCGACATTTTCATGCAACAAAGATTGATTCCGACTGCCCATTCGAGCTGCCGCCGCGGCAGCTGGGGACGACGGGATCGCTTCCAACATCGTTGTATTATCTCCGTATTGCTCCCCAGATACTGCTGGTGTGGCATCCAGATTCAATGTGCTATCTTCCGTGGGTCCGATGCCGGGGCTAGGAGGAATGGGAACACCGCTGTTTGTCGATGTTAGGTCGTGGCTAGAATCGTCTGGTGCCGCCCAGGATGGCTCTGCAAAATCTAACGCAGGCTCCTCATCCAACGCTCCAACCACATATGTATCGTCAGCGCCCGGGGTACGGTCCGCGGCAGCAACCTCAATAGTCGAAGGTTCTGGTAGAAAGCTAGACTCCATGTCCATCAGTTTCTTCTGCATCTCGTTCTCTTCCAGAAAGGTTTGGTTCTCCGCGCGGCCGTGGTCGCTGCGTTCTTCGAGACTGCTATCATCGTGATCGGGTAACGGAGGTAATGAATCGAGACTTAATTGTGTATCATCACGATCCTGTTGCTCATGGGCGCTATTATCTCTTTCATTGTCGTCGTAATTCATGCTGGGAGATGCGGCTTGCGGTGTGTTTTGACGATGATCATTCCCCCCGTTTGCGGTCGCATTCATTGTTTTTGGGGATAAATCCCACCGCGTGTCCTCCACCATGTAATCCAACGGATCGCAGAAGTCGTCGTCCGCGTCTAATGATGTGAGGTCGTTTTCCGAGTGGTGGGTAGGAGAAAGCGAGAAAAATGACGTCCGGCGCCCTCGGTTCGCGTTGTCGTCGGCCGCGTTGAGAGACGACGGATAAGTGGGACCGGTCGACATGGTGACGGAGCAGAAAGCGTCAGACAATCAATGCCCTATCTAGGCCCAAAAAGTTAGCCTGAGATCCCGCTGTTTCTAATTTCTCCACATTCTCTCAGGCTCTCAGCCATTCCGAATGCCGAATGGATGGCCGTGGTCTTACCCACTTGGCGCCTAGGACCTCGCGCGCTTTTCTGAAGGCTAAAAAGTAAACTGCAGCAAACAAGTTAATAGTTGTTTTACTGGCGATGAGTTGGGTCAAAGAAGATACTGTTGGCGTGCAGGGGCGAGGATGAAAAGAGGACAAGAGGCTGGCGATaaggatgttgttgttgttgttgttgttgttgaggaatTAATAAGAACCATGAAATCTGCCTGGTTGAGCCACGGTACCCGATTACTTCACCTACAGAAACAGCTCCACGACTGCTCGCTTGGAAAACTGGTCGAGTTGACAAGTCTACTGCATAAAAGGAAGGATGATTGGATATACGTATTTAggtatatttataaaataatgAATTATCTCATCTACATCACAATCAAGCTTCATTCCTCTTATCCACATAATACATATCGTCAAAGCCTGCAACCAAGACACAAAGCATAGACGAGGAAATCAGCTTGGCATAAAACGCCCAGAATCATAAAGTAGGAGCGTCCCGATCTTTTGAATGCACAACTGAACATGGCACGGTCGAGATACGGTTCTCGAAGGGTATaatacaaaaaaaaaaaaaattccgGCACTAGGCCATAAGCTGAGAGATCCGTTTATGGACAATAAATCATGTGTGGCTCTCACGAAAAAGCGAAAATTGAGAGCaagacaaaaaagaaaaatcacGACTCGGAAGGTTTGGTTTCATCTTCACGCCCAGCAaatattttgtttttcgCGTCAATTGCGTTCTGAAGGGAATCAATATAAGTGCGGAATTTCACAATCTCCCGTAGCAAATAAGATGACTTGCGTTCCCAGTTGGCCATGGCTTTTGCCGCATTCGGATGCCGTGGTGAAAAAGCAAGAACCATGGCAGGTCGAAGTTCGTTGTGTCGTTGCAGCTCGTCCTCCACGTTTTTGACGTATGTCTGCAAAGACTTCAACTGGTCTGCTTCTATAAGATTAGACGCCACCATACTTTGTTGTGGCGGACTCCAATCGCTAATATTTACACGATCTGCAGGTAACTTGGGTCGGACAACCTGCTGGTCGATGGAACTCCTAATGGAGCTTTGTATGCTAGGTCTTGGTccagatgaagatggtggcGTTCTGTTTGATTCAGAATTGATCAACGCACAGTTGATAATGGCGTCACTCCATCCATATTCAATGTTACTTATTCCACCTATGAGAGGCTCCTTGGACAGTCTCGCGCTCCAGTAATTGGCGCTAGAAACGAATTCTCGCACAATTTCCGGTGTGCCCGCTTGGAAAAGGTGCACCGCTCCAGTTGGGAGACTCAAGGCCCAGACATGTGGCCGAGACTTTGAGTAACCTGGGGGTGGGAGCGCGCTGGCAATGGATTGGCGTAAGAGGAACTTCCATATCTCTTCAGCATTCTCTGTCCAGTTACCTCCACCCACTACAACGCCACCAGGGTGGCGttgctttgctttttgccTGAGCGACTTGGATGCATTGAAGGAGAACAGACGCATCCAGCCTTGCTGAATAACTGCAAAACATTCATTCCAATTGCGCTCCTTCGCACGCTTATCAACCGAGTCCAAATGGTGCTTGTGCTTTAGGCTTCCCTCTTTAGCCCACGGGGCGCCAGCAAGCTCCAGTGTctcatcttcaagaagctGACCAGTTCGTTCCGGATCCTCAGTGCTAGCAATCGAATTGGCAGAGTCCTCACGAATAATCGCCTGGCTAAGCGCATTCGCGAACCCGATAGACTGTTGGTAGTCTGCATGTGGATATCCTGATCCAAATGAGTCAACGGACGCCGATGTCAGCTTTCCTAGAGAGTACTTGCTCCAAGTACTGGACCCAGACGGACTCCACAGGGACGATTGATCATCTAAACTTGTTCGGCTAGATCCGAGAGTAGAAGGAGGATACAACCTGGCTCGTGAACGAGGTTTGGAAGACCACCGCGCGGTACCAAAACGAGAGTCAGCAGAACGGCCCCGCGGAAAGATATCGGAGCCACTTTTGCTGACAGTACTAGGGCTTCTGCGAAGACCTTGCGGGTTTGGACCAAGCATCGTACTCGACGCTGTCCGAGGCACGTCCTTCTCTGGTTGAGCACCGAGGAGTGGAAGTCTTTGTTTATGAATCGAGGAGTAAAAATCTCGAAGGACTATTTCAACTTGCTGCTCCCAGGCCTTCATTGTCCCATAAAATGGGTTATTGACGAGCGGGCCAACCTCGTTCTCAGCATCGTTTGCCATTTTACCTGCCAAATCCGTGCGGGACAAACGGTTTACCAATTTCCCGGAAGTATTAGTGGGTTTATCGGGCTTCTCTGTACCCGCCGTGTTGGGTTCTGTCTGGTCTGTAGGAAACGTTGCAGATCGAGAAGACGGAAGGCCTGAGTCTACATTCGAAGCGCTTGCTTTGCTGCCGAACTCATCTGGAGCAGCATCAAGGGCAACCCGTTGAATTGTAGGCATCGTATTGCGGACAAACTGGGCTTTAGTCATCTTTTGTTCGATATCCGCAAGATGCAAATCGGTGTTTAATAGCAGTAGTGAATAACAAATGGTGTGAACGACATCTGGATTACGTTAGCAGTTGACATTCCAAAAATACGTGAATGAGTAAAAACAAGAAGTCAACTCACCTGCCGCCTTGAAACCGTGACGAGGATTGCATTGGCACCACCGGGTAGAAAATGCATCCAAAACACGATCAACTTGCTGGGTCTCCCCCTTCAGCATTAAGCGGAGGCACAAACCGCGAAGCGCTGCGAGGATATTCATGTTGGACCAGTCAAACAGCTCCATATAAACCGCTCTAACCTTAGCACGGTCTGGGCCACCAAgccaagcagcagctggtTCATTTCCAACAAACTCATCCCGTCCACCGTACAGCCTCTGCGCTTGTTGTTTCTCTTCACCGCCATCTGTTTTTTGGGATGTATTCTCCGAGGGTTCGGCGTTGCCTTCAGTAGACTTCCACTCAGAACCTTGTGGGACAATAGGAGTATTGGCTGCGGTATGGTAATTGGAAATATCGGAGACCGAGGCATGGGGAGAATCCTTGCCAACAATTGGTGTGGACAATTTGCTAGGCGTATCAGAGTCATCGTTCCAAATAGTCGCGTCAAACATGTCCCTATCTTTCAACTCTTTGGTAGGGGTTGGAGCTGATTCATCATACGGGGTTTCAATAGCAGGAACCCCGGATTTAAGGGACGATCGCTCTGCGACAGGAGATAGCGAGGTCGGACGCAGATTGTCTAATGTTGTTAGTTTGTCAGCCGATATATCAGCCAACTGTCTTGTCTCCACAGTCTTCGCGTCACTGCTTTCCGACTGGTCATCCTTCGCACATCTAAGAGAGGAGCGTGGTGGGACTGGCGGTGTGGCTTCGGATTCACTTGTTTTAACGAGAGGATCTTCATCGCCGCTGCTAGTCCCGAGAAAAGATGTATCATGTGCGTTACCGACCGAGCTCGCAGGGTAGAGACTGTATTTAGCTTTTGGCCCACTGTGAATGCTTAGAGAGTTGCCCCTGTCCCTGCGGCTCTGCAAATTGTCAGGTTTCTTATTGTCTGGGTCATTGGCTGCAGTACTCCAATCTGAAGATTCCGTGGAGTAATCCACTGCAGGGGTGCTGTTATTAGGGGTGGTCTCAGCAAGATATGGATTCATAACCTTTCTCAAACTGCTGACTGGGCTAGGTTCCGGTTTCATTATTGTCGTCGCCTTGTTGCCCAGATTCTGGGGAGGGACGATTGGAGGTACACTCTCCGCCACCGACTTCTTTCGCCGGCGGAAGAAAGATGATTTCTTGTTCACCACCTGGGCTCCTTCACGCGGGACATGGGTACTGCTCGAATTGGTCTTCTGAACTTGTTTCCGGGGCTTTACGACGGGGCTAGCTGCATTCGTGTCCTTGAACTCGGACTCCTTAGATGGTGGGCAATCGGATACACTACCTTCAGACGATACAGTACCAGGACTCTTGGAGGATCCGAAAACACGACGAAAGAATCCGGGACGTTCCTTGACCGGTGTAGGTTCCGGAGGAGCAGGGAACGTCGGTTTATTGAATGAGATCGTTGGACTCGGCGCTGGTGGGTCGAGAGATGCTGATATATTGGGCGGAGGCTCGAAGTCAGAGCCAGCCATAAGAGCGAAATCATGGTCTTGAGGTCTCATTGCTGACGTGCCGAGATTCTCCGGTCGATGTTTCCGGGACTGAGTGGTCCGCGAGGATTTAACGCTGTTCCTTCGCGATACTACTGGCGTACGCGAGGACTGAGTTTTTAGAGTCCCGCCAAATTCTTGGGCCGGCGGCTGGTATTTCCTTGGACCTGCGGGAACGCTGGGAGTAGGTGCGGCATCCATACCGTCATACGCCATTGGATCATAGTCCGAAGATGAACCTGGAAAGGCCATGAAGGGTTTCCTTGTCCCCAGATCAAAACTGGCTGATCGTCTCTCGCAAGTTGGCTCAATTTGACGTCCCGAGAGCATAGGGACGAAATCCAGGTTGGAAGATGTGCTTCCCTTGCTACTTTTCCTTCCCGCGCGAGTCCCGGGTGCGGTGGCACTAGTTCGGTAGTCAAATGTCTGCCCGTGGGAATCCCGGCTCCTAGTGCTCTCGAACCTTCTTACACCGGTGCGATAGTTTGAGCTGCTATTACTCCGACGTTCCCTCGAGTGTTGAGTTGCATACCGACTAGCACCGTCGTCATATCCGTGATCCACATCTGAAGAGAGGGAGGACGAAAAGGTATGACCTCGATACCGACGCGAGTCCTGGGATGCTCGAGTATACCTCGGTGATTCAAAAGCGGAATTGAACAGGCGGTAGTCATCCAACACCGAGGTCCCGGACGAGAATTGATCTAACGAAAGAAGCATGTTGTCAACAATTGAGGTGCGGGCGGCGTGCTGCGGGGACAATGATAAGTCATGAGGATCCCGCTCATCGGCAGAGTCATAACAATCGTTCGCATTATCATTGTAATCATCGAGGAAAGTCTCGCGAACGGATGGTCGCGGCTGTCGGTCTTTCTTGATCTTGTAGCTAGAAGGTCCCGGGGGAGTTCGGGGAGGAGAAATGGAGTCTGAATCGGGGTGCTGAGACATCGCGCGAACACTGCCCGATCGCATTGATCGACTCATGGCTAACAAGTGTTACGCTTCAAATGATTTCGGCATTGAATGCAGGCCGAAAGTTGCAGTTTCTGGGGTTCTACCACCAGAATGGAGTCGTAGAAATTATACAATATTCAGGGATTGGGCTCAATTATACCCTGGTAAAAAATCAAGCGGATGTTTGAAAAGCACAATCTAAGGGCGCTGCATCACCTCGACATGGCGTGAGGGGGCAAGAGGGTCCACGATGCACTGCAGTGTAATGCGTAAGGGGTAAATTGACGCTCGAGGGCTGCGACAAAGGGCGGAACGTGGCGATATTGAATCAATTGAAAGAGTCTGTcgttcctttttttctttttgtatGATCCAGTGCTTTCTCAACGGTCAGTAGCTGATGAGAGTAAAGTGACGGCTGGCAGGGGAAACACGAACCAAGGGAAGGGTGTGATTAAAGTCGGCTAAGAACCAGAGACGGCGGTGGATGTGCCACGGGGAGGGGCGTGGTTCCGTCAGGAACAGACGCCTTTCTGTGTCTGCCAGGGCTCAACGACAGCAGGTCAAGGAGAGAGATGTGTAAATGAGAAAAAGAGCGATCGGAATGACAAcagtgatggtggtggagagaGTGGAGGACGATTGGGGGGGGGTTGGGTGGACCAAAAgaagtaatataaattatgGGAGAATCCAATGCAACAGACGATAGTTCCTCTTAGCGTCTTAACCAGCTGGCACGACTAGACCAACCGCGGCCTAGACACCCAACAGTCAGGGGCAAAGTCGCTGCAACAAAGCATCGTCTGGCGTTCAGTGTTCGAGAATCTGCAAGGCTACGCAGCAGGATCTCGGTTGTTTCATCAGGGAATTTGCATGGAATAAATTATGAAGCTGAATCCATGGTGTCTGCCTCTTGAAATATTGGGTCTTGGAGACTTGAAGCCAAATGTTCGTACCAACTGAATTGAACATGACGAATTTGATTCTCGCCAGGATCACCCAGAGTTAATTGACCTGTCTTAACTCCATCCACTCTTAGAGCGCTTTTGGCTTTCTCGATTATTGCGTCGTCTGCTCCGTCTGTACTAATCCTTCGTCGGCCACCACTTTAGCACGCCAATCGGCCGCGGTCAAGATCTATCAGATGCTGGATTCTTCCATCAGCATGACTGGTAGTACTTGAAGAGTCTTCCAGCTATAAATCAAATGGGCAGGCCTTTTCGCCAAGTGCTCCATAAGACGGAGCGCAATCGAAACATGAGGGATCACATATAGAACTACCAGCATGCAGAGAATGAACGCCTAGGATTTATCCATGAGTCAATACTTCCAACTACTGGCCTCTTGAGAGTGTAGACAATCCCgaagtaatattattttcGCTGCTTGACCACTCAACTCGATTCGCATACGAGGGCAAAGCTTGTGTGCATAAACAAACATATCTTACGCACGTTTTAGGTATGTATGGATAAGACGGGAATACAATAACCCGAAACACCAACTGGCGGATGACATAACCCATTCTGACAACAGACAATCAACCAACTTCGCCTGTATATCGTTACTATCCCCAATTGTTACGTCTCGCTGTACATGAAACCTTCTTCCCTACCCAAATTCTACGCAAGGCGGACACGAGATGAATCCCCACATATCCGTCCCCCGTCAACATGGCAGCTCTCCCAACTTCGGCGGCTTACCCGCAAACCGCGGATCGACTATACGAATGCCGCGTTTCTTCAAGAGGTACCACTACGCCCAAGACACCAGAAGGTATCCTACTAAACGCTGCCTAACTCAGAATGTTTAAGTTTCCCCAGATGGACTTCGAGATGGCCATCTGGGAGATGACATCCCTACTAATCGCGCCAAAGAAGGTCTTTAAGTCAATATACTACCATGTACGTCCATCTTCCCTGCTTTCTAATGATGCCCTCTCGAGTACGATGCTAACAGAGAACTTTTCATAGAAACGTACGCCTTGACCCGGTTCAAAGTCGCTTGTAAACCCCACTAAACCCTGTTATAGAAACGAAAAACACATGGCACCGACCCGACCCGTCGTTCGCATATCTCctatccttcttcctcctgctcacAGCTCTCGCCTGGGGTCTCGCATACGCCCCGTCCTTCGGGTCTATCATTCGTCTCTCTTTCCTGTTtatcttcttccacttcatAGGATCATCTCTCCTCGTCTCAACGATTGGCTATTTCGTCATTGGCCGTCTCTTCGGTCCAAACGGCGCCGCAGCATCAATAACAGGCCTACGCATTCGCGGACGGCGGCGTGGCGCGGCGCAGGGTCTCTTCACGCAACCTGGTGAAAAAGATCAGTTGGAGTTCGGATATTGTTTTGATGTGCGTTCCAAAACTCAGCCTCGGCCGCCGACACATACGCACCTCAACTTAAGAAGCAGAACCAAGATGAGAAAGCTAACAAATGTGAAAAATAAACAGGTATCGAACCGCGCGTTTTTCCCGCTCTACCTACACCTCTACGTCGTGcaattcctcctgcttccGCTCCTCACACGTAGCCCGAGTAACTTGCTCGCCACCTTTTTAGGAAATACCCTTTATCTCTCTGCGCTTACGTATTATACGTATGTTACCTTTCTCGGCTATAACGCGCTTCCATTCTTGCATAACACAGAGCTTCTTCTACTACCGATCCTAGTCTTTGCGATCTTGTGGCTTGTTAGTCTTATTGCGGGGTGGGGCGTTGTCATGCAGGGACGGAGCGTAGAAGGGTTATTTTGGGGCGTATAACTGAAGAGGCTTCGAATTGGTGTTTACATACGTACATAGTTTCGTGTTGCAAAGtgggctggcgctggtgcaTGAAATGGTTGTTTATGCTTTGTTATGTCTTATTTGTTTCTACTTCAGCAGGTTACAGCAGGTGCATAGTACTTCGTCTCGTGAGCAAAAGAGGTTTCTGTATCTTTTTCTGTCCTCGTCAATATCTAGCCTGTCATAATATCCTCTATTGTCCACATatggcaaaaaaaaaaaaaaaaaacagtTTAGCCCAATCCCAGTAGAAACCGGACATTTCtatttctttcctcccttcctcttcgtcccacCCCCCTTATTtaacttcctctccctctcctccgccctctgcctcgcaatctcctccttctcctccttctcggcctccttcctcaaccgctCCGCttcccttctttccttcacaATCGCTAACCGCGCTAAATCCGCCC
The nucleotide sequence above comes from Aspergillus puulaauensis MK2 DNA, chromosome 3, nearly complete sequence. Encoded proteins:
- the ORF1 gene encoding putative anucleate primary sterigmata (ApsB) (COG:S;~EggNog:ENOG410PIYU;~InterPro:IPR024545,IPR012943;~PFAM:PF07989,PF12808;~go_component: GO:0005815 - microtubule organizing center [Evidence IEA]), with product MSTGPTYPSSLNAADDNANRGRRTSFFSLSPTHHSENDLTSLDADDDFCDPLDYMVEDTRWDLSPKTMNATANGGNDHRQNTPQAASPSMNYDDNERDNSAHEQQDRDDTQLSLDSLPPLPDHDDSSLEERSDHGRAENQTFLEENEMQKKLMDMESSFLPEPSTIEVAAADRTPGADDTYVVGALDEEPALDFAEPSWAAPDDSSHDLTSTNSGVPIPPSPGIGPTEDSTLNLDATPAVSGEQYGDNTTMLEAIPSSPAAAAAARMGSRNQSLLHENVDGVSQQEPSQLSQEYSVGQSSIESADQYLQSAQDFRNESATHSRIFSDTTTTDADNASRTSSRRSSRPKYLNSRQSANRLSYSSAASGATEGTRSDATLGAADYALQSGGAAPNLTVGSRRNNLARSVSLGSMASGISGYSDENIMNKRDMSGTTDSGLHTLDEEEGLQSRPVSSHQQQSEQQSQSESTDEASGPMTPKAKPRDQGFPTDTVITERVKDVQIPSAFVKQYREDFGQGPSPDKRGPGMTPGFARSGRSLTLKEQSSTIDRLSKENFDLKMRIHFLNEALNRRSEEGVKEMISENVELKSDKLKLQKDNQGLKRKIRDLEKQIKDQQSDKESMKNHDPEGSDEDDRDHAHDEELIYLRERVEAYELEIERLRSESMAREGEKRRLAEMVKSLNDGRPVGSDSGAREERDMWKDMLEAETAAREQADDENKRLREELMRCRNETSFSIPPIASLRTGNRDRGGSMVSYSAASDRDMHRNAATGSSSSSTLVMEYELLKQENAELRREVSAQTSMLTSRNREKERLYQEIEELKLGQRRDRSIAGDSILERSASRAQGRPPSRFSDQTGQSPVDDAEREDWEVRNGQLRDQVSTLKLENQAIRQQVDDYSRELEALDKAYQADVDQAEEEIQNIQQERDQALQMADERDAAFQDLRAEAQEELDAIGDELDQKVEECQRLTEDLRTQDENLRALQAEMRSASEGIIRLEEDAQNNLQRYKAVQQELEECNGEMESLEKSLYEANSKVQRLSVQIESSHNEIAFLREEQDGDKIKIGDLESELKTYQMSLQSEKDKTRELEERLAEERHQREVVGSKEKQEVQRIMNELNREASAAKEESRKLKKSLSAQEIETATWKDRLTDLENNLREILGDISGSRSSLISNITKLQKELESTALELESTRSTLDEKESLLRNRDALLESHGLESRKLAELLDRERHARRADKQSFDQALKSHHQASRTITQNNSRITELESARSQDRKRFTGLEQQFREQLNERNSMLLTIWKRLSGMCGPDWAHSNSLINGNLPSQEVIGNILFWPGFSRNLLLAVKTLESVISGFKSRVKDVERNLTKQYQTLEHAFGLRIKKLDRLEETTMNMRAQLQTRNQTGLSPELSKLHGENRLLKAELNLLQTHPRSRGTGTADMVGSPRASTIDVTERGPLVRANPTADSSPKSIARSGIPQPSQISTSTALAENTGAVARPRHRSSEPGNQEVWIKRLHELEKRLKGEREARLLDRSGARRRLEERDAENKRLRAQLDRQRLRKGISREVSADDGAHGPGSDPTTGDEGYRDQGEEHSSSEGEGITVDIEV
- a CDS encoding Sec7 domain protein (COG:U;~EggNog:ENOG410PHQI;~InterPro:IPR035999,IPR041681,IPR011993,IPR023394, IPR000904;~PFAM:PF15410,PF01369;~go_function: GO:0005086 - ARF guanyl-nucleotide exchange factor activity [Evidence IEA];~go_process: GO:0032012 - regulation of ARF protein signal transduction [Evidence IEA]): MSRSMRSGSVRAMSQHPDSDSISPPRTPPGPSSYKIKKDRQPRPSVRETFLDDYNDNANDCYDSADERDPHDLSLSPQHAARTSIVDNMLLSLDQFSSGTSVLDDYRLFNSAFESPRYTRASQDSRRYRGHTFSSSLSSDVDHGYDDGASRYATQHSRERRSNSSSNYRTGVRRFESTRSRDSHGQTFDYRTSATAPGTRAGRKSSKGSTSSNLDFVPMLSGRQIEPTCERRSASFDLGTRKPFMAFPGSSSDYDPMAYDGMDAAPTPSVPAGPRKYQPPAQEFGGTLKTQSSRTPVVSRRNSVKSSRTTQSRKHRPENLGTSAMRPQDHDFALMAGSDFEPPPNISASLDPPAPSPTISFNKPTFPAPPEPTPVKERPGFFRRVFGSSKSPGTVSSEGSVSDCPPSKESEFKDTNAASPVVKPRKQVQKTNSSSTHVPREGAQVVNKKSSFFRRRKKSVAESVPPIVPPQNLGNKATTIMKPEPSPVSSLRKVMNPYLAETTPNNSTPAVDYSTESSDWSTAANDPDNKKPDNLQSRRDRGNSLSIHSGPKAKYSLYPASSVGNAHDTSFLGTSSGDEDPLVKTSESEATPPVPPRSSLRCAKDDQSESSDAKTVETRQLADISADKLTTLDNLRPTSLSPVAERSSLKSGVPAIETPYDESAPTPTKELKDRDMFDATIWNDDSDTPSKLSTPIVGKDSPHASVSDISNYHTAANTPIVPQGSEWKSTEGNAEPSENTSQKTDGGEEKQQAQRLYGGRDEFVGNEPAAAWLGGPDRAKVRAVYMELFDWSNMNILAALRGLCLRLMLKGETQQVDRVLDAFSTRWCQCNPRHGFKAADVVHTICYSLLLLNTDLHLADIEQKMTKAQFVRNTMPTIQRVALDAAPDEFGSKASASNVDSGLPSSRSATFPTDQTEPNTAGTEKPDKPTNTSGKLVNRLSRTDLAGKMANDAENEVGPLVNNPFYGTMKAWEQQVEIVLRDFYSSIHKQRLPLLGAQPEKDVPRTASSTMLGPNPQGLRRSPSTVSKSGSDIFPRGRSADSRFGTARWSSKPRSRARLYPPSTLGSSRTSLDDQSSLWSPSGSSTWSKYSLGKLTSASVDSFGSGYPHADYQQSIGFANALSQAIIREDSANSIASTEDPERTGQLLEDETLELAGAPWAKEGSLKHKHHLDSVDKRAKERNWNECFAVIQQGWMRLFSFNASKSLRQKAKQRHPGGVVVGGGNWTENAEEIWKFLLRQSIASALPPPGYSKSRPHVWALSLPTGAVHLFQAGTPEIVREFVSSANYWSARLSKEPLIGGISNIEYGWSDAIINCALINSESNRTPPSSSGPRPSIQSSIRSSIDQQVVRPKLPADRVNISDWSPPQQSMVASNLIEADQLKSLQTYVKNVEDELQRHNELRPAMVLAFSPRHPNAAKAMANWERKSSYLLREIVKFRTYIDSLQNAIDAKNKIFAGREDETKPSES
- a CDS encoding unc-50 family protein (COG:S;~EggNog:ENOG410PHGS;~InterPro:IPR007881;~PFAM:PF05216;~TransMembrane:5 (o83-102i114-136o187-206i213-230o250-272i)), producing MNPHISVPRQHGSSPNFGGLPANRGSTIRMPRFFKRMFKFPQMDFEMAIWEMTSLLIAPKKVFKSIYYHKQTKNTWHRPDPSFAYLLSFFLLLTALAWGLAYAPSFGSIIRLSFLFIFFHFIGSSLLVSTIGYFVIGRLFGPNGAAASITGLRIRGRRRGAAQGLFTQPGEKDQLEFGYCFDVSNRAFFPLYLHLYVVQFLLLPLLTRSPSNLLATFLGNTLYLSALTYYTYVTFLGYNALPFLHNTELLLLPILVFAILWLVSLIAGWGVVMQGRSVEGLFWGV